DNA sequence from the Candidatus Delongbacteria bacterium genome:
TATGAAATACCAAACACATCTTATTTTCTTAGTTTTTAAGAATAGCATGACTTATTTTTAATCTTGTTATCCTCCTATGACCCTAGAACTAAGACAAGCTATGAACTTAAGATTGAAAATTGAAAAACAAAATTCTATAATAGTAGGATATTTCCTGTTATTTACTTCATTTTTATTTTTGAATCAATCTTCAATTCACGTTTTGTATGAACCGGGCTACTTAAATTACACAGCATTATTTTACATCGGAGCGTTCGCTTCAATTGCGATTTTTAAAATAAAAAATATTGACACACCTACTCGTTTTAATTTAATAGATATAGCGATTTTATTGCTCATTCTTGTACTGATGATTAGGTGGATATTGACAAACAATAGCTTTATCTATTCAAAAGGCGCTATTGCACTAAGCATATTGCCAATATATTTTTATGTCAAGCAAGCAAAATATATCGATTTAATTCATTGGGCAATTTTAGTCAATGGTTTAGTTCAGTTTGGAATCATTATTCTTCAGAAAATTGGCTATGTACCAAATACTGATTCATTATTCGAACTTGGAGGTTCTTTTGGCAATCCCAATGTATTAGCAATGGTTTTATTAATGACCATCTTCTCATCAGTTTACCTCCTTAAATCAACGAGTTCCAAATTATTAAAGTATTTTTTACTTGTATACATTTTTCTTGTGATTATTACTATTGTTTTAACAAGATGCAGATCTGCAATGCTTGCTCTTATAATAATTTCAATATTATATTTATTTACTATAGAATTTAAATATAGCATTCTAAAATATAGATATTTAGGTTTAGTTTCAATATTAACAGTGTTTGGTGTATTCATAAATCTACTATTCACAAAATCAGAATCTCTGTTCGGTAGGATCCTTATCTGGAAATCATGTTTATTGAAAATATATGAAGAACCTGTTTGGGGTTATGGAATTAGTACCTTTCATAAAATCTTCCCGGATGCGCAAAAGCAATTCCTTGAAAACTATCAAGGTTCTCAATTAAATAGTATAGCAGGTAATCCTAAATGGGCATACAATGATTTCCTTGAGTTGTGGT
Encoded proteins:
- a CDS encoding O-antigen ligase family protein, giving the protein MNLRLKIEKQNSIIVGYFLLFTSFLFLNQSSIHVLYEPGYLNYTALFYIGAFASIAIFKIKNIDTPTRFNLIDIAILLLILVLMIRWILTNNSFIYSKGAIALSILPIYFYVKQAKYIDLIHWAILVNGLVQFGIIILQKIGYVPNTDSLFELGGSFGNPNVLAMVLLMTIFSSVYLLKSTSSKLLKYFLLVYIFLVIITIVLTRCRSAMLALIIISILYLFTIEFKYSILKYRYLGLVSILTVFGVFINLLFTKSESLFGRILIWKSCLLKIYEEPVWGYGISTFHKIFPDAQKQFLENYQGSQLNSIAGNPKWAYNDFLELWLEGGIFIAIAFIFVLLSVLYYWRSHNRAKLVRNNPAILAVFSFFILGTVNFAFNAWSVLLLFVINLGLVSRSIDTSIALKLIPKYNLIPIIAILLFLGNVAFSLKNTSTLFFLSSLKTIDQKSLKEQEAFFMNNNQYEDYLPFAFKNASFSKRTGNFHSEIKILRRLRSEVNSYDTNRQLAEAYMDINELDSAKRYFINALSIIPNRLTPQLNLFMIEYELGNIELADSIRVNVFKQEFKGDPNYIKGIKNYMAKWN